One stretch of Diabrotica undecimpunctata isolate CICGRU chromosome 5, icDiaUnde3, whole genome shotgun sequence DNA includes these proteins:
- the LOC140440846 gene encoding venom protease-like, with product MISIIVIVAVVFLNLGNCNYTIDHHPNWQYLPNDICGTTIYDRHHYRIIGGTIAKVAEYPWLVKLGVKLFFLAPFINCAGTLITENHVVTAGHCSYNNIVQIGDLNPEEHQECDNERNYCSEYKLIETKLVFNAYDQGSMKYDIALMRLAEPVQFTEFLLPACLPRRHLLYENLLGRHVDVPGWGYIDNEGRLPNSLMHVQLPIIKKQWCELAYKKKLISSQLCIGNVGNSERDSCTGDSGGGITMRRDLDGKTRHYLVGIVSHGFTKCATGPAIYTSVAHYVKMILDHITE from the exons GAAATTGCAATTACACAATCGATCACCATCCAAATTGGCAATATTTACCAAATGATATTTGCGGAACCACGATATATGACAGGCATCACTACAGAATCATTGGTGGCACTATAGCGAAAGTGGCTGAGTACCCATGGCTTGTAAAATTGGGAGTTAAACTGTTTTTTTTAGCCCCTTTTATTAACTGTGCCGGAACCTTGATTACGGAGAATCATGTTGTAACAGCTGGTCACTGCTCTTATAATAATAT AGTACAAATTGGAGATCTCAACCCAGAAGAACATCAAGAATGTGATAACGAGAGAAATTATTGTTCAGAGTATAAGCTAATTGAAACAAAATTGGTGTTTAATGCGTATGACCAAGGATCAATGAAATATGATATAGCTTTGATGCGCCTTGCCGAACCAGTTCAGTTTACAG AATTTCTATTACCAGCTTGTTTACCTAGAAGGCACCTTCTTTATGAGAATTTGTTGGGACGCCATGTAGATGTTCCTGGATGGGGCTACATAGACAACGAAGGCAGACTACCTAACTCACTGATGCATGTTCAATTACCAATAATCAAAAAGCAATGGTGTGAACTGGCGTATAAAAAGAAACTGATTAGTTCCCAGTTGTGCATAGGAAACGTAGGAAATAGTG AACGGGATTCTTGCACTGGCGATTCTGGTGGTGGAATAACAATGAGAAGAGACTTAGATGGAAAAACTCGTCACTATTTAGTAGGGATAGTCTCCCATGGTTTTACGAAATGTGCAACTGGTCCAGCAATATATACATCTGTAGCACATTACGTAAAAATGATTTTAGACCATATAACAGAATAG